Sequence from the Fulvivirga ligni genome:
ATCAATCCTGAAATCAGAGCCTATACGCAAATGGCTGTGAATTCAACCCTTGAGATGGAAAAGGTTCTTTTTCTGCTCACTAAATATTCATGGAATCTTCTGGATAACTCTCGTCTTGAGACCATTAATGTTTATAGCCTTATTGAAGAAGCCAAAAGCAGTCTCCGTTTTATTGAGGGAGTGAAAGATGTGGATATTAAGGTGTCAGAAGAAAAAGAACATCCCGAAGTAATTACCGATAGTGAGAGGCTTCAACTTGTGTTATTCCAGGTGATATCTAATGCTGTTCATTTCAGAAACAGAAGCATAGAAACTGAAATCACTATTGAGGTATCTGAAGCTGAGCTGGGTTTGGATATTGTAGTAACAGATAATGGCATAGGTATGAGTCAGGATATTATGGATAGGGCCTTTGAAATGTTCTTCAGGGGAGCTACTCTGTCTAGAGGCCCGGGGCTTGGATTATATATTTCTCACCAAATTATGAAGAAACTAAGGGGTGAGATACTACTTTCCAGTGTTGTTAACCAAGGCAGTGTAGTTACTGTAAGAATTCCTTATAGCTATATTAAAGGTCTATAGCCTTCTGAATATCATCGGTGTATTGAATGTCTAATTCCCTGAAACGTCCTTCCGGGAATTTATTATAAATCTGTTCTCTTCCAATTTTAACACTCTCCACGAAAACCTGATCATTTGGTAATAGCTTGCGGTGTTTGGTAAGGCCTTCTTGTATCATACTTTCTTTCCAGCTGGTAAAATACCATTCCATGGAAGGTTGGTGGAAAACGGTAAGTTTGCGTTTATCAAAAATTAACTTTTCTATGGCTTCGGATTTCACTGTTTCACCCACTTGCTTGAATAGAAGTTTAAAATCCTCTACAGGAATGTATCTATCAGTGGCTGTAACTAATAAAATGGGTTTATCTTTGATTTTGTGAAGAGTAGCTTTCTCAAAAGTGTATAAGAGTATCAAAGAATCACTGTGCATAGTGGGTAAAGTGAGGTAGCTTAAAAAATGAGTGTCAAATATATGATTTTATTTATACGTGTGTGATGGTATTATTTGAAAATTGTTTTATATTTGCAGTCCGTTTTGGAATTGAGACTTTTTAGAGATATAGATCATGAACGATATTATCAAATCAATTGAGGCAGAAAACAACGAGAGAAGAGATTCGCTTCCTTCTTTCAAAGCCGGTGATACAGTAAATGTACACGTAAGAATTACTGAGGGTAACAAAGAAAGAATTCAGCAATTTCAAGGTACTGTAATTCAAAGAAGACATCCTAATAGTAATGGAGAGACCTTTACAGTAAGAAAAGTTTCTAATGGAATTGGAATTGAGAGAATTTTCCCAATTTTATCTCCAAGCATCGACAAAATCGAAGTAATCAGAAAAGGTAAGGTAAGAAGAGCTAGACTTTACTACTTAAGAGGCAGACAAGGTAAAGCTGCTAGAATCAAAGAAAAGCTTTAATTATCTTATAATAAAGATATTAGATAGGGGTTGCCTTAATAAAGGTTACCCCTTTTTTCGTTGGCTCCAGTTTAGCTGCCCGTTTTCTGTAAAATATCCGTTGTAATTATTACTTGAAGTACATATATTACGACTTGTTTTTTTTTAAAGAACGCAGAATAGTTTTTTTTAACTTTTGTAATATCTATGCAAGGGATCCAGAATAGTCGTGAAGAACAGTTTAGGGTTTTTCATGATAAAGTTTATGAAGAGGCAGACGGAATAACCAGATATTTTATAATAGGCTATTTCTTTTTTGGGGTATTTTTATCAGTATTCTATTCTACTTGGGAGTTAGGGCTGGTAATGGGAGGCGTATCCATTGGACTTTATTATCTAGTTCAGACACTTAGCAAAGGAACTTTCTTATCAAGACTCACCGTGAGTTTCCTTTTTTGGAACTTTCCTTTCCAATTTATTTTACAGCTACATGGCACCTACGAAATGTATTTCTTCTATTTCGTGTCGCTCACAGTTCTTCTTTTTTATGAAGATTGGAGATTGCTCATGCCGGCTATCATTTATGCTATTATCACATTTCTATTTCTGTTTTACTGTAAGTTATATGGTACTGAGTTAAAGGTATATATGAATAATATCCCTGATCTCAACTATAAAAATGCACTATTACATATAGCCATTATCACAGTATATGCGGGGTTATGTATTTTGTGGTCTAAGTTGCAAAGAGATCAAACCAAGCAGGCCGCGATTACCAATCTTGATATGCAAGGTCAGCTGAAATTAATGGATACCAATATCAATTTCGCTGACAATATCAGTCAGGGTGATCTTACGGCTGAATACGGTGCTGAGGAACCAGATAAGCTGGGTAAGGCTCTAATGGATATGAGAGAGAGTTTAGTAGAGGCTTCTGATCGTGAATCTAAAGAAAGGTTTGTGAACGTGGGGCTGGCTTCTATTGGTGATATTCTTAGAAGCAACTCAGATGACCTGAATAAACTTTGCGATATGGTTATTCAGGAGTTAGTAAAATACATGAAGGTAAATCAGGGCGGTATTTTTATTATAACGGAGAACGAGAATGGAAGTGACCGTCATTTAGAGCTCATGGCTTGTCGTGCTTATGAGCGTAAGAAATATTTGAAAAAGAGGGTAGAAATAGGTGAAGGTCTGGTAGGTCAGTCTGCCATTGAACGTAAGTTTATACATCTGAAAGAGATACCATCTAACTATGTAAATATTAGTTCTGGTCTAGGCACAGCAAGGCCTAACAGTTTGCTGATAGTGCCATTGCAATCTAATGATGAGATGGTTGGGGTAATAGAGATGGCCTCGTTCAAAGATTTCGAACAAAATGATATTGAATTCCTGGAGAAGGTCGGTGAAAGTATAGCATCTAGTATTATTAGTGCTAAGACCAACCAGGCTACGGTTGAGCTTCTGCAGCAATCTAGAGAGATGACTGAGCAAATGCAGGCCCAGGAAGAGGAGATGCGTCAGAACATGGAGGAGATGCAAGCTACTCAAGAGGAGATGGCCAGAGCTCAAAGAGAACTGTCTGCTAAAGAGGCTAACTTCAATGCGCTTATTAATAATACTACAGATAGTATAATCACTATTGATCGTGAATATAGAATAGTGATCATGAATGAGGTTCAAAAGGCCAGATATCGTGGTAGTCAGTATGAAGCTATGAAAGAGGGTTCTAACGCTCTGGATATGTTGGGTAGTGTGAGGGAAGAATGGAAAGGTTATTATGATAGAGCCTTTGCTGGTGAAGCACTTAACTTTACTATTAAGAGTTCTGTTCATGGTGAAAATAGCTGGAGAGAATACTATATCAATCCGATCAGAGATAATCACGGCGGTACTGTGGGAGCATCAATCTTCTCAAGAGACATTACGTCACGTAAGAGAATAGAAGAGAATTCTAAAACCATGGCTAATGTAGTAGGAGAGTTGTTAAACACTTCTACCGATATGCTAATGGCAATTGATAATAAATATAACTTGCTTGTTTCTAATGATAAGTTCAAGGATGAATCGGTAGAGATTTTGGGAGCAAGGGCTGCAGATGGAGTCAATCTTCTGGAGAATCTGGAAGGTGCCAGACAATCTGCCATTAAAGAGCAATATGATAAAGCTTTAGCAGGCGCTGAATTTGATGCTGAGCTTAAAGTGGCTAATGGTGTATTGGTGAATCACTATAAGCCTATCAGAAATGAAGATAAAGAGGTGATAGGTGTAGCTATCAAAACTCATTTCAAATAAAACATTGGAGGAAGTGTTTGCTAAGAGGCAAACACTTCTGAAAATTTTGATTCCACCCCATCCAGAACGTTCAATATTTCCTCGTGAGAATCTAACTCTACTAATTGAGTTCTATAAGGTTTAAAGTTTGGTATTCCTCTGAAATAATTAGTGTAATGCCTTCTCATTTCAAAAATACCTTTCTTCTCCCCTTTCCATTCTACAGAAAAGTTTAAGTGCTTTTTAGCAACATCTACTCTGTCCTTCAACGTTGGTGGCGGTAGGTGCTCTCCTGTTTCAAAGAAGTGCTTTATTTCATTAAAAATCCAAGGATAGCCAATGGCTGCTCTACCGATCATGATGCCATCAACTTCATACTTGTTTTTATATTCTAATGCTTTCTCGGGTGAGTCAATATCACCATTCCCGAAAATGGGTATATGAATATCCGGATGATTTTTAACTTCCGCTATTTTAGTCCAGTCAGCCACACCCTTGTACATCTGTTTTCTAGTACGTCCGTGGATGGTAAGGGCCTGAATGCCTACATCTTGTAACCTCTTGGCTACTTCTACAATCTTGATGGTGCTGTCATCCCAGCCTAATCTGGTCTTTACCGTAACGGGCAGCTGCACTTGCTTCACTATCTCCTCCGTCATCTTCTGCATCTTGGGTATATCCAAAAGAATACCGGCACCCGCTCCTTTACAAGCCACTTTTTTTACAGGACAGCCATAATTGATGTCAATAATTTCAGGTCTTGCCTCTTCTGCTATGGCTGCAGCTTCTCGCATAGATTCTATCTTGTCTCCAAAAATCTGGATACCAATAGGCCTTTCATAATCATATATGTCAAGCTTTTCTACGCTCTTTGCAGCATTTCTGATTAAACCCTCAGAGGAAATAAATTCCGTGTACATCATATCTGCCCCATTTTCCTTGCATACGGCTCTAAACGGAGGATCACTTACATCTTCCATAGGCGCCAATAAAAGCGGAAAATCACCAATCTCTACATTTCCAATCTTTACCATCAACTCTAGGTTTAACTTAGCGGGTGTGTTTTAAAATAAACTGTAAATTTACATGAAATTATGGATATTTCAGATAACAATATACAGTCGCCAGGAGGAGTTAGTTCCCTTGGAGCAGCTGTAGTGGTATTTTTATTGGCCTTGCTTGGTACTCTCTTCGGTTCTATTATTGGTATGGCCATATGTATTCCTTTCTATTCCGGTTCCGTATTAGATTTAAGTGAAGCCATGGCCAACCCTCAGGGTAACGAGGGCATGAAGTCTATCCTTTTCTTTAGTCAGGGATTTGGCTCCGCATTTGGAATGATCTTTATTCCTATGGCCTATTTGAAGGTGACTCAAAAAAGGGGAATTGATGTATTCTTTCAAAAGCCGATAGGTTGGCTTCCTCTAGTGCTTACTGCCTTTACTGTCATTTCATTTATGGTGGTGAATTCATTATTTATAGAGTGGAATGCTAACTTTCAGTTTCCTGAATTCATGAGCGGCTTTGAATCATGGGCCAGAGCTAAGGAAGATCATTTGGCAGAAATAACCACGTACCTTACTGATTTCAAGAATGTTGGTGATTTTGTAATGGCTTTTATAGTGATTGCCATAATCGCTCCAATAGGGGAAGAGTTAGTTTTTAGAGGATTTATACAGACCCATCTACATAAGTTTTCAAAAAATATTCATGTGGCCATATGGGTTTCAGCTATACTTTTTAGTGCTATTCACATGCAGTTTTTTGGTTTTATACCCAGGCTGTTACTAGGCGCACTTTTCGGCTACTTATATCACTGGTCTGGAAACCTCATTGTGCCTATGATCGCACATTTTGTTAACAATGGATTTACCTTAGTGTTAGTTATTATGGCAAAGCGAGAGGCTATTCCTTATGATATAGAAAATACTGAGTCACTCCCTTTGTCTACTGTACTAATATTCGCTATTATTACCACAGGACTATTGTTTTATTTTAGAAACCATTTTTATAGAAGCCAAGTGAAATGACCAAGTGGTCTAAGGTATATTCTACAGACAAGCCGTATAGAGCTGACATGGTGAAAAGCTTGCTAGATCAGAATGACCTTCACTCAGTTATAGTTAATAAAAGAGATTCGTCCTATCACTTTGGCCTACTAGAAGTTCATGTAGCCTCTGATGAAGTAATGAGAGCGCTACAACTAATTAATAATGACATCGATTTTAAATAAATACAGCAATTTCACTCAAAGAGTTATAGCTGGCTTATTCGGAGCTTTAGTGATCATATCCAGTATTTGCTATGGTCAGTGGACGTATTTTATAATGTTTTTGCTGATCTGTGTAGTCACACAGCTTGAGTTTTACAAACTAGTGGGGCTGGACGGAATGCTTCCGCTGAAAACCTTCGGCACATTCTGTGGAGGTTGTCTTTTTATTATTTCTTTTTTAGTTGAAGGAGGGCACATATCCAGTAAATATTATTTTGTGCTCTTTCCTGTGGTTACTTGTGTTTACTTAATCTATTTATATCAAAGTAAGGCCGTGAAACCTTTTAGGGGCATAGCCTTTACATTTTTAGGAATACTATACGTAGCTATTCCATTTTCACTACTTAATGTGGTAGCGTTTCAGCCTGGAAGCTATACTTTTGAACTCATTTTAGGTTCATTGCTTATCCTTTGGGCAAACGATACTGGTGCCTATTTTACGGGTGTTAGGTATGGAAAAAGAAAGCTTTTTGAAAGAGTGTCTCCTAAAAAATCCTGGGAAGGAAGTGTGGGAGGTTTAATACTTGCTCTTTCTATGGCTTACGCTTTATATTATACTACAGGATCTATGGAACTTTGGAGATGGATGGGCGTAGGATTAATAATAGTGATTGGTGGTACTTATGGTGACTTGGTAGAGTCACTTTTTAAAAGGAGCATCGAGATTAAAGATTCTGGCAGATTAATTCCTGGCCATGGTGGATTTTTAGATCGTTTTGATGGACTTTTGCTATCAGTACCATTTATTACTGCTTTTTTAAAAATTTTTTGATTGTAATGATTGAATTTAGATTAATATCTAAATTTGCAATCGTTTTAGTAATTTAAAAACCATTGATATGGGTTATATTGAACCAGCTCCAATAAAGGACGAGAAGAATCCATTTGAGGCCATGATGTCGAGATTTCACATCGCCTCTCAAATACTTGGGTTAGATGATGAAGTATATAACGTACTGAAGTCTCCCGCCAAGCAAGTGATAGTTTCCTTACCAATAACTATGGATGATGGATCTATCAGAGTGTTTGAAGGTTTTAGGGTAATCCACTCTAATATATTAGGACCTTCTAAAGGTGGGATTAGATTCGATCCCGGTGTAAACATAGATGAGGTAAAGGCTTTGGCTGCATGGATGACCTGGAAGTGCGCCGTAGTGGATATTCCTTACGGTGGAGCTAAAGGTGGAATCAAGTGTAACCCTAGAGAAATGTCTTCAGGAGAGATAGAAAGGTTAATGCGTGCTTACACATTAACTATGATCGAAATCTTTGGACCTGACAGAGATATTCCAGCACCGGACATGGGTACGGGACCAAGAGAAATGGCCTGGCTAATGGATGAATACTCAAGAACACAAGGTATGACTGTAAACTCTGTTGTTACTGGTAAGCCTTTGGTACTTGGTGGTTCATTAGGTAGAACTGAAGCTACTGGTAGAGGGGTAATGGTTTCTGCTTTGGCAGCCATGGAAAAATTAAAAATCAATCCTTATAAAGCTACTTGTGCTGTACAGGGGTTTGGTAACGTAGGATCTTACGCTGCACTTCTTTTGGAAGAAAGAGGTGTGAAAGTAGTTTCTGTAAGTGATCTTTCAGGTGCATATTATAATGCATCGGGAATCAATATTCAGGAAGCTATTGAATATAGAAATGGTAATAACGGTTCACTAGAGGGATATGGCGGCGCTGAGAAAATCGACGGCGAAGAGTTATTGACCCTTGAAGTAGATGTACTTGTGCCAGCTGCTACTGAAGATGTAATTACATCTCATAACGCTGATAAAATTAAAGCCAAACTTATTGTGGAGGGTGCTAACGGCCCTACTTCAGCTAAAGCAGATGCTTTAATTAACGATAAAGGAATTATGGTGGCTCCAGATATCTTAGCAAATGCTGGTGGTGTTACTGTTTCTTACTTTGAGTGGGTGCAAAACAGACTAGGATATAAATGGACTGGAGAAAGAGTAAACAGAAGATCTGACAGGATTATGAAAGATGCTTTTGATAACGTTTACCGTACATCCAAAGAGTACAATGTATCCATGAGAATTGCAGCTTATGTAGTGGCTATTGACAAAGTAGCTAAAACATATAAATTTCGTGGTGGTTATTAATTTGGAATAGAGATATTTGCAAATTATTAAAACAGTTTAAAATTGACTATACACAAAGAAGGAAGAGTATTACTCGCGGTTCTATTAATAGTGCTAATCATTATTAATGGCCTGGTTTTATATTTTATACCAGAAAAACCAATCGTTTTTAATCTGGTATTAGCAGCTAGTTTTATACTCTTTTTATTGATTTTACAGTTCTTCAGACATCCTAAAATTACTATTCCTATCAACGACAAGCACGTAGTGGCTCCAGCGGATGGGAAAGTAGTGGTAATAGAAGAAACTACTGAAACGGAATATTTGAAAGACAAAAGACTTCAAATTTCTATTTTCATGTCACCTGTAAATGTGCATGTAAACAGAATGCCTGTTAAAGGTGTGGTAGAGTTTTTTAAATATCATGCAGGTAAATATTTGGTAGCATGGCATCCTAAATCCAGTTCGGAAAATGAGAGAACTACGTTAGTGGTGAAAACCGACAAGGGAGTGCCTGTTTTGGTTCGTCAGATTGCTGGTGCTTTAGCCAGAAGAATCAAATGGTATGCAAAGGAAGGTCAGCAGTTTGAGCAGGGAGAAGAGTTTGGTTTCATTAAATTTGGATCTAGAGTAGATGTATTCTTACCGCTAGATGCAAAAGTGAAAGTAAACATAGGTGAGAAAACCAAAGGTGGTAGAACTGTAATAGCAGAAATATAACAGCATCTGATGCTGTAAACAAAAAAGGCGGTGATTTCACCGCCTTTTTTGTTTTATAGATTTTCCTTTTAATTCATATCCCAGAAAAGTTTAGTAGTTACATCATCACCACCTATGGCTGCAGCGGCTGAAGCCCGCTGTGATCCATTGAGTGTCTGTTCTACTATAGGATAGGTATAACGAACTGGTAGAGCACTTACGGCATCAACAGAAGGAAGTAGAACAGGATAGTCCAGTCTTCTCCATTCTCTCCATCCGGTAAAGCCTCTATTGTACAAAGCAATCCATTTTTGGAGGCCTATCTTCTGTTTATAGTCACCAGAAGCTGTGGTATAAGCCACATCTGTTCGGGCTAAATAGTTATTAGCGGCTTCTTCACTCACACCCCAGAAGTCCATAGATGCCATAATAGCTTTATTGTAATGTTCTTCTGCGGTGCCGCCTACGTTGTAGCCCCTCTCCACTGCTTCGGCTAACAAGAATTCAAGTTCCGCATAATCGAGGATAGTACCAGGAAAGGTTGGCTCTTGAATGGCATCAGCAATATGGGTACTAGACCCAAAATTATTTTGTAGGCCATATAAACCACCTAAGTATACGGTTTGCTCTACAGTAGGATCAGCATCCACATTACTGGCAAAGTAAAATTCTGCTCTTGGATCAGTCATGGTTACAGAACCTAGCACTACAGTAGCATTATCTTTTTCGTTGATTACACCATCTTCATTATCATCAGTTAAGTATTCGTATTCTCTAGGCTGCATGATATCGATTAGCGTGTTGGCAGGGACAAAATCATGTCTTCCACTGGCCACCAGGTCTACATATAATGGATTAGTGTTTGGCGTAGCGCTGAGATATATTAAGGATGCATTATCTGCATTGCTTTCAAATATATTTGCAACGGCTTCTTCTACTATGTTTTTAGCGGAAGCATTATCTACATCGGCTAACAGCATTCCCATTCTTAACTTTAATGAATTGGCAAACTTGATCCATTTCGTAACATCGCCTTGATAAAGATTATCTTCATCTCCAAAGCTTCCATGAGCAGGATCTAAAGCGTCTCTTGCGGCATCTAATCTGGTGATCAGGTCCATGTAAATGGTCTGGGCATCATCATATTTTGGTAGTAATACTTCTATATCTAAAGCTTGCTCATAGGGCACATCTCCAAAGGTTTCCACCAAAATAGAGTAAGTGAATACCGACATGATTTCGGTGATGAGAATTTTGTTCTCCTTCTCCACAGGATCATCAGTGGGTAGTAATTCTGTGTTTTCAAGAACAATGGCCGCCTCGTTGAGATCTTTCAATACATCTTTATAAAGAACACTCCAATGCTGCTCAGGAATGGTCCTGGTCACTAAATCATACTGGCTTTCGTCTGGATATTGCGTTTGTGTCCAGTACTGTGAAAACAAACGGAATACATTATAATTTACATTAGTGCTGGTAAGCTGATCCACCAGATTCTTCTGAGCCCCAGTGAAAAGTGCCTCGCCAGGTACTTCTGATGGGTCTTTCACGTTGGTGTTGAGTTCATCAAAGTCATTACAAGAAGTAATTAAACCGATGCTCAACAATATTATTAGTATTTTTTTCATGTGTGTCATTTTTTAAATATTCTTCAAATGATGGAACAGGTTTTAAAACTGTAATTTGAGATTGAAGCCGTAGTTTCTGGTAGATGGCAATGAGCCAGCAGTATAACCTTGCAAGTTACCTGCGCCTAAACCAGATTCTGGATCAGCATGAGGTAGGTTTTTATGTATAATCCATAGGTTAGATCCTACAGCGCTTAAGGTTATTCCATTGAAAGGAAGCTTTGTTAGCATACCATCAGGTAGACTATATGATAGAGCCACTTCTCTTAACTTTACATAGCTGGCGTCATAAACAAAAGCTTTATCAGGAAGTCCTCTTCTGTAACCAAAAGCTCCATATCTATCTGCTTGTATTCTGGTTTCGTTAGGGCTTCCATCACCATTTACGCCATCATTAATGAACCCGCCGCCATCTTCGAGGGTATTTCTTACAGGATTGCCCAAATCATTGATGAAAACTGTTTCTTCATACAGCCCTGTAGCAAGGCCATAATACTGGTCTAAAGAGAATATACTTCCTCCTTTTTGCACATCTATTAAGAAACTGAGTCTAAGGTTTTTGTAGCTAAAGCTGTTATTTAAACCTGCCTGCCATTCCGGGTTGGCATTACCAATAACATGATCTGACTTATCCGTTTTGATATACTCACCGCTAATATCATTCACCAGCTTGCCGCCATTTTCATGGTAAGTGTAGTCTGTGCCATAAATTACTCCGTAAGGTTCTCCTACAGTAGCGTTAATGGTTACACCACCCTGGAATGAGCCTAACTGCAGATTAGTTAATCCCTCAGTAAGGGAAAGTACTTTGTTTCGGTTCTTGGTCCAGTTTAAGTTAACATCCCACTGAAAGTCTCCAGCTTTTATTGGTGTTCCAAATAATGATAATTCAATACCTTTATTTTCAACCTCTCCAGAGTTGATCACCTTATACAAATAACCAGTACTTTCAGATACCCTAACTGGCAAAATCTGATCTACAGTATTGGTTTTGTAAACGCCCAGGTCAAAGCCGAGCCTTCTGTTAAAGAAGCTCATTTCAAGGCCTGCTTCTAAGCTTTTAGTAGTTTCAGGTTTAAGGTCAGGATTCTTTTTGGTGTCTGCTACTGAGGCATTAGGTCCATTTAGCGCCGTAAGCACAACATAAGTGTCGTTGATTTGATCGAAGCCAGCACTATTTCCTGCCTCAGCATAGTTTACTCTAACTTTTCCGAATGATAACCATGGCTGGTTGAGCATTTCTGAGAAAACAAAGCTAGTTGCCACAGAAGGGTAATAGAAGGTATTATGATCTTCAGGGAGCGTAGAAGAATGGTCTCTTCTCAATGTAGCATCCAGGAATAACATACCATTGTACCCTAAAGAAACGCTTCCATAAAGGCCATCTACACCAATTTTTGAATCTACTTCTTTAGGTAATGGTAGAGGGTCCACACTGTTCTGAAGAGAATAGAGTTTTTCTATGTTCAGGCCTCCATTGGTAGCTGAGAAAATAGACTGGTAATTGG
This genomic interval carries:
- the rplS gene encoding 50S ribosomal protein L19, with product MNDIIKSIEAENNERRDSLPSFKAGDTVNVHVRITEGNKERIQQFQGTVIQRRHPNSNGETFTVRKVSNGIGIERIFPILSPSIDKIEVIRKGKVRRARLYYLRGRQGKAARIKEKL
- a CDS encoding SusD/RagB family nutrient-binding outer membrane lipoprotein, with protein sequence MKKILIILLSIGLITSCNDFDELNTNVKDPSEVPGEALFTGAQKNLVDQLTSTNVNYNVFRLFSQYWTQTQYPDESQYDLVTRTIPEQHWSVLYKDVLKDLNEAAIVLENTELLPTDDPVEKENKILITEIMSVFTYSILVETFGDVPYEQALDIEVLLPKYDDAQTIYMDLITRLDAARDALDPAHGSFGDEDNLYQGDVTKWIKFANSLKLRMGMLLADVDNASAKNIVEEAVANIFESNADNASLIYLSATPNTNPLYVDLVASGRHDFVPANTLIDIMQPREYEYLTDDNEDGVINEKDNATVVLGSVTMTDPRAEFYFASNVDADPTVEQTVYLGGLYGLQNNFGSSTHIADAIQEPTFPGTILDYAELEFLLAEAVERGYNVGGTAEEHYNKAIMASMDFWGVSEEAANNYLARTDVAYTTASGDYKQKIGLQKWIALYNRGFTGWREWRRLDYPVLLPSVDAVSALPVRYTYPIVEQTLNGSQRASAAAAIGGDDVTTKLFWDMN
- a CDS encoding CPBP family intramembrane glutamic endopeptidase is translated as MDISDNNIQSPGGVSSLGAAVVVFLLALLGTLFGSIIGMAICIPFYSGSVLDLSEAMANPQGNEGMKSILFFSQGFGSAFGMIFIPMAYLKVTQKRGIDVFFQKPIGWLPLVLTAFTVISFMVVNSLFIEWNANFQFPEFMSGFESWARAKEDHLAEITTYLTDFKNVGDFVMAFIVIAIIAPIGEELVFRGFIQTHLHKFSKNIHVAIWVSAILFSAIHMQFFGFIPRLLLGALFGYLYHWSGNLIVPMIAHFVNNGFTLVLVIMAKREAIPYDIENTESLPLSTVLIFAIITTGLLFYFRNHFYRSQVK
- a CDS encoding Glu/Leu/Phe/Val family dehydrogenase produces the protein MGYIEPAPIKDEKNPFEAMMSRFHIASQILGLDDEVYNVLKSPAKQVIVSLPITMDDGSIRVFEGFRVIHSNILGPSKGGIRFDPGVNIDEVKALAAWMTWKCAVVDIPYGGAKGGIKCNPREMSSGEIERLMRAYTLTMIEIFGPDRDIPAPDMGTGPREMAWLMDEYSRTQGMTVNSVVTGKPLVLGGSLGRTEATGRGVMVSALAAMEKLKINPYKATCAVQGFGNVGSYAALLLEERGVKVVSVSDLSGAYYNASGINIQEAIEYRNGNNGSLEGYGGAEKIDGEELLTLEVDVLVPAATEDVITSHNADKIKAKLIVEGANGPTSAKADALINDKGIMVAPDILANAGGVTVSYFEWVQNRLGYKWTGERVNRRSDRIMKDAFDNVYRTSKEYNVSMRIAAYVVAIDKVAKTYKFRGGY
- a CDS encoding GAF domain-containing protein encodes the protein MQGIQNSREEQFRVFHDKVYEEADGITRYFIIGYFFFGVFLSVFYSTWELGLVMGGVSIGLYYLVQTLSKGTFLSRLTVSFLFWNFPFQFILQLHGTYEMYFFYFVSLTVLLFYEDWRLLMPAIIYAIITFLFLFYCKLYGTELKVYMNNIPDLNYKNALLHIAIITVYAGLCILWSKLQRDQTKQAAITNLDMQGQLKLMDTNINFADNISQGDLTAEYGAEEPDKLGKALMDMRESLVEASDRESKERFVNVGLASIGDILRSNSDDLNKLCDMVIQELVKYMKVNQGGIFIITENENGSDRHLELMACRAYERKKYLKKRVEIGEGLVGQSAIERKFIHLKEIPSNYVNISSGLGTARPNSLLIVPLQSNDEMVGVIEMASFKDFEQNDIEFLEKVGESIASSIISAKTNQATVELLQQSREMTEQMQAQEEEMRQNMEEMQATQEEMARAQRELSAKEANFNALINNTTDSIITIDREYRIVIMNEVQKARYRGSQYEAMKEGSNALDMLGSVREEWKGYYDRAFAGEALNFTIKSSVHGENSWREYYINPIRDNHGGTVGASIFSRDITSRKRIEENSKTMANVVGELLNTSTDMLMAIDNKYNLLVSNDKFKDESVEILGARAADGVNLLENLEGARQSAIKEQYDKALAGAEFDAELKVANGVLVNHYKPIRNEDKEVIGVAIKTHFK
- a CDS encoding phosphatidate cytidylyltransferase, which encodes MTSILNKYSNFTQRVIAGLFGALVIISSICYGQWTYFIMFLLICVVTQLEFYKLVGLDGMLPLKTFGTFCGGCLFIISFLVEGGHISSKYYFVLFPVVTCVYLIYLYQSKAVKPFRGIAFTFLGILYVAIPFSLLNVVAFQPGSYTFELILGSLLILWANDTGAYFTGVRYGKRKLFERVSPKKSWEGSVGGLILALSMAYALYYTTGSMELWRWMGVGLIIVIGGTYGDLVESLFKRSIEIKDSGRLIPGHGGFLDRFDGLLLSVPFITAFLKIF
- the dusB gene encoding tRNA dihydrouridine synthase DusB, which encodes MVKIGNVEIGDFPLLLAPMEDVSDPPFRAVCKENGADMMYTEFISSEGLIRNAAKSVEKLDIYDYERPIGIQIFGDKIESMREAAAIAEEARPEIIDINYGCPVKKVACKGAGAGILLDIPKMQKMTEEIVKQVQLPVTVKTRLGWDDSTIKIVEVAKRLQDVGIQALTIHGRTRKQMYKGVADWTKIAEVKNHPDIHIPIFGNGDIDSPEKALEYKNKYEVDGIMIGRAAIGYPWIFNEIKHFFETGEHLPPPTLKDRVDVAKKHLNFSVEWKGEKKGIFEMRRHYTNYFRGIPNFKPYRTQLVELDSHEEILNVLDGVESKFSEVFAS
- a CDS encoding phosphatidylserine decarboxylase family protein, which produces MTIHKEGRVLLAVLLIVLIIINGLVLYFIPEKPIVFNLVLAASFILFLLILQFFRHPKITIPINDKHVVAPADGKVVVIEETTETEYLKDKRLQISIFMSPVNVHVNRMPVKGVVEFFKYHAGKYLVAWHPKSSSENERTTLVVKTDKGVPVLVRQIAGALARRIKWYAKEGQQFEQGEEFGFIKFGSRVDVFLPLDAKVKVNIGEKTKGGRTVIAEI
- a CDS encoding putative signal transducing protein, with the translated sequence MTKWSKVYSTDKPYRADMVKSLLDQNDLHSVIVNKRDSSYHFGLLEVHVASDEVMRALQLINNDIDFK
- a CDS encoding sensor histidine kinase; amino-acid sequence: MEDYEELWHKAKRELHEREEELMAQHEELTAAIESVVNKNDELERVLSELKSRNKELDQIIYRTSHDLKSPITTMRGLINLISAEAINPEIRAYTQMAVNSTLEMEKVLFLLTKYSWNLLDNSRLETINVYSLIEEAKSSLRFIEGVKDVDIKVSEEKEHPEVITDSERLQLVLFQVISNAVHFRNRSIETEITIEVSEAELGLDIVVTDNGIGMSQDIMDRAFEMFFRGATLSRGPGLGLYISHQIMKKLRGEILLSSVVNQGSVVTVRIPYSYIKGL